CCCATCTGCACAAGGTGTTCTACGGAAGTCAACCTCACCATCCAACATGaccaagaattaaaaaaaaaaaaaaacacatacacacatattttcTTCTGCCTGGCTAAAAGAAAGGACTGCAAGGTTCCTAGTCTAGCTTTAGGAAGGTAACATGTGACAGCAGTGCTATACTATCAGAACATCCTTGGTGTCAAAGTAGTGGCACAGTTGTTTGTTAAAAGTAGTAGTTTCATGTAACTTAGACTTTATTCAATTTTATTGACCAATGTTATAATTAAAGTTGTTAAATTGTTAACAGTTGTGTCAATGCCTTCCTCTGGGgcataatgaaaataaaaagactcaTTTGTTTagctctttctgtgttttcataTCACATTTAGCCTTGTGAATGCACCTCTTGGCTCTGCAGTCTCGCTCACTTTCATCCAACTGGGGAAAAACAGGATAGAATAATTGATGTAGTGATCTGGGGGGGAAtggggacaaaaacaaaacaaatgcatttaGACTGAATGCCACTGTCTTTACTGCTGGACTGTAGATGTCAACTTTTCTGAAAAGCAAATTGCCCTCTGGCAGGGAtgataaagacaaccttgaatCTTGAACTGCATCTAAAAAGGGGACATAGGGGGACAGCCAATAGCTACTTTCCTTACTGAGGAGTTGGCAACACTGGCTGTAAATGGACCTGATGCTGCCTGCTGCTAATCTGTCGTTACATCCTGGgtcaacaaaatacatttttgaaatttatatttcaaatcaaatttcTTTATGTATCTATACAATAATGGGTTAAATATGCACTTAAAATTCAAAAAATTTTGGAAGGCATCTCACACTTGACACATGCCCTGGCACATAAACGTCCCTGTTCCAGAGCAGTGGCGTGCCGTTGTTATTGTAACACACGTCACGTGAATATGCTGCTTCGTGAGCTACAGGGATGTCGCTGTTTTTCGTGTTTTCGAAACAGTGACAAGGCAcaatcatttctgtcaggaaaaaaggggggggggggaggggtgtcTCAAAGTTATCACAAAATCACGATAGCGATAGCTTGGAATGGGGAGAAAAAACAACGAAACTGTGTAGAGCCACAACAGGCTCCCTTAATGAAATAAAGCACTAAAATGAAACAGCTgactcaaaaaaaacaaaaaactgtccaGGAGACCTTTGATAACCCAAAAGGCTGGAGTCACAACAAACTCTCCAGCACTGGCCAGGAGTTATACACTGGGAACCAGGCAATTGACATCAAATACACACAAGGTTCTGAGTTGGTGTTTATAGATACACACAACCACTCGAGAAGGCACAGAGCAAACatctcactacctctgaaggtgagataatgagtcagcactgCAGACTCAAGAGTATATAAAAACTCCCCACACCTGGGCttaatcaaagccaatcagtgccacacacacctgattgcAATGAGTTGATTCTCTCACCACTCTCACTGAGCAGAAAGATTGAGTGCCCTCACACATTTCAGTGTCATCTGCATTAGCCAGTAGCTTGCCAGCAAGCAGGCCAGTGCCATGTACCACTCATCTATCACTCAAGAATCTTCCACCACCATGATTCATATTTACATGAATACTAGTGGATTTATTTTCCAACATTTACTGGAGTATATGTAAAGACTTTTTGACAACATGAGAGCAACATGGTGAAGTTATTATAGTTTACATGACTGACAGTACAGCACAAAAACAagacgcacgcgcacacgcacgcacacaggtAAAAAAGCTGCCTGTTCCCACTCACTTAAGCACCAAAAGATATTTATTTGACCTATTAGCCTAATCTGCATGTTTAGGATTAAGGATGAAACCGGAGTGAACCATGCAGAAACAAAATGCAAATTTCACtcaattaaataataatttgtggccacaaaataatattttgagGCATCAAAGGGAACACCCACAAAACGTCAGATCCTGTTAGCACTGAGGGTGGAAACAAACCGCTAGAcacactgctgacaaaaaaatctaaatctaaggTTTTATATTTTACCCAACCAAAGCACAGAGCCGAGTAGGAGAGACGAGAGGACAAGCTTAGTCACCAGTTGGATCCAAAATTCAAATGTGTATGTCTGTAGTCAGCACTGCAGTACAGTTGGCTTTAATGTTATTTTCACCTTATCCAAAGCGTGTAAGATTATTGTTTCAGGGGGACCATGTATGTAGGATATGATATTATGTTAGGTGTAATTCATCATATCTATAACAAATGTGATCCGGCTTATCTGATTCAACCTGTAGCAAAAGACATCTGGGAACGAAACTTCGGGCCGTTTAGTTGGAGCATTCGTCTTTTAAAACGTATCGGACAACAATTCACTCTTCAGTTTATTCATATACATTTATTTCTCAATTGACAGTAATTCGTCAATATGGGACATGACAGCTTGTAAGCGCTGGCATCGGCGTAAAATCCCCGTGTTTGCATCATTGGTGGCTGGGAGAAAAGACTCTTTTCCGCCccgggaggccccgcccccaactatgaTGCAACGCCGACTGTATTTATTTGAGGCCAcgaaataataattattattttgtggCCATGAATTATAAAATGTTCATCAATGTCACCAGAGGGGCTCCGTAGAAAGGAGTAAAATCAGGCCGTTTACTTTTTTCCACTTGGTTCTAAATCCACAGTTTCTAgctttatctctgttttgtttaaagaggtggaaggtttttttttttttttttaatctgactcCTTAGACACTGGATCGTATTTTTGATGAGAGGTAGAGGGGGTGACTTTGGCAGGACTTGAATCTGAGAGTTGGCCTTAGGGGGGAAGTGAGCGTGTCTTGTTACATGGTCCTTTGGTTTGTTCTCAGACTTGGGATTTTTAGGGATAGGAGGCAAAGGTGTAGACTTTGATTTGTGTCCAGGCTCCTGCTTGAGCTTATGTCACCTATCAAGATTGTCTTCTCTTCTTTAACACTCTCGTACTTCGTCTGGTAAGCATCAAGTAAACCTTTGGTCAACATTAGCTCCTTCTTAAGCTCACTGTTCCTCCATCTACACCTCTGGAACTTCCCTATAGCGTCAACTAGGCGGAGCAGCATTTCCTTCAGCCTCTCGAGCTCCTTTTCCTTACAGGAAAGCACTTGATTTTTCCCCCCAAACCAATTATACCTCTGCTGCTCATAAATCACCTGAACAAATCTTGCCCCTTGCTTTCTCCTGCCGTTTGCAACATGTAAACGGTACTCGGCATTATCATGCCTTTGGTATAAGATTCAACCTCAAGCTTTGCCTTTCGCAGCTGCAGACAATTGTTTCGCTTTGAAATCTCTCGTTTTGTCTGTTCTTGCGCTACCCGTCAAGATTCAAGATCTTGGATTTTCTTTTGTAGCTGACCTACCAGCTCTTGAAGGTTAAGtaatcttctttttctgtgacCTCCTTACGCAGCGTTTTCTTCGACAGGAGCTGCTTCTTATCAAAAGACACTAAAGAGGTCTCCTGCAATGCCTTTATTCGTCCCAGCTCAGATTTGAGCTTTTCAAGGTTATTCTAGGAAGAGTCATATTTCCATCTCATCTTTGCCAGCTCTTCATTTGTTGCATCAGTTTCTACCTTCAGCACGTTGTAATTGGTCTTCATTTCCTCTATGACCTTGTGGCTCTTGTTCAGTTCCTTTTGAACTTGGAACAGGTTTCTAATACTTTGGTTTCTCTCAGCCGTGATCATCTCAGTTTGAATGATGTCATCTCCTTATCGTTGACTTGTTCTAtgcttcttctctcctttttctccagcAAAGGGAATTGAACTTGCTAAGCCTACGTTTAAGTCTAATGATacatatttttacttttcagctCCTTATTGAGATCTGCCATATCATACTTAATGgtatttttaatttgagttCTCAATTCCCAACAAATatgaatctgtaaaattacAGCAGGAATTCCTTTGTCTCGGCACTCCGGCTGATGGCTGTGCTCTCCACGGTGGGTGTTGATGGAGAAGGGTGCACGGAGCCGTAACGGACCGGAGCAGACACGCAaagcacacgtatctggtggaagttctgttTCCTGTGTTGCAGTTAGTCTATCTCTAAGAAGTGGTATCTCATCCAACCTTGAAAGGTACATTTTGCCTGTACTGTTGAATTTTTCAACTCATCTAATGTAACTTCCATTTCCCTGTCTTTGTGTCTTAAATCCTCTCTTTGCTAATCTATTACTTTGGACGCATGATTTTGAAATCCTGTTTAGTTTTGCACCTGATTGTGAATGTCTCTGTGGTCAGCGTCAGTTCTTTTACCTGCAACTGTTTTGAAGTAAAACTTGATAACTTATACTCTTTCTGCTCCCTCATCCCTTTCTCTATTTTCAATTTGTCCTCAAATCCTTTGTCCTGAAGTGTTCTTTTCCTGAGCTCTCAGAAGCTGCTCATCTTTTAATTCTGTCTGTAGCTTTAGTTTAGAGGTGCTCATCTCTTTGACcactttttgtacattttcgAGCTGTTGttgaggtgtgttttttttttttttaaagacagctCTACGTTAACAAGGTTTGTGCTGGTTCTTTGAAAATCTCTGTTCTGGtccattcactttttttaattttccttgGCCTCCTCTGTAGTTGGCCAAGGACCTTGCTCGTTTATCATGTGTTCATGATGCCCTTTGTCTTGCTTCAAATTGCCTGCTGTGAAAAGAAATGGAGGCCTGCACTtgcttctctctctgtatgCTCTGTGGCTCTCTCATCCCTTTCTCTATATATTGAATTTGTCCTCCAATCCTTTGCATGTCTTCTGAAGAGCATGAATCGTCTCCCCTGAAGTGTTCCTTTCCTGAGCTCTCAGAAGCTGCTCATCTTTTAATTCTGTCTGTAGCTTTTGGACGTAGGTGCTGTTCTCTTTAGcctttttcacatatgcacagGGCTTAATTTGTGCCGGGTCCTACCGGAACAGGATCTGGCACCTCCCAGATCGTGACCAAAACTTTTTTTGATTGGATCCAGCACCTCCTTTGTCACTAAAAATGTCTTAATAAATTTTGTGTAATATTTAATGTAATCTGTTCTGTCACTTTTATTTTGCCTCTGAATTACTGGGGAATCTCTCGCTTTCcttcttttaagtgttttaaaatatttttttaagtgaaagaAGGGAGAGGTCCGATCGCGGTCAGGTCACGTCGACACGCCAGAAGCGGGAGTTTGCACACGTCACTCACAACTgctaattgttgttgttgtctgcgTTTTGATTTAGCACATACGAAAGCAAAATGTCCAAAAGGCAATCAAGTTTAATCAGCTTTTTCAAACCGGTGGGTCAATCAGAACCAAAGAGGGTTAAAGAAGTTTCTGCAGAGGATGTAGTAAGTGACAACAACGTTATCAATAGCAACAGCACAGCAGGTAGCTTTTCTCGCAGCAGCAGGGATGCTAGCTTAGTTGCACCTTTCACCAGCAAAGAACAATCAGAGGAAGACGACGAGGAAAAATTGGAGTCAGGGACAGTTGATGAAGATAAAGAGGACGAAAGCACAGCTTTTGAGGAGACACAGACAGGGGGAATTTGGACCGAGGCTCAGTTCAAAGCCAAAAAAGGTTATTATCCCTGGCTTACAATGGACAAAACAGGAgcattaccgtattttccgcactataaggcgcacttaaaagcctttaattttctcaaaaaacgacagtgcgccttataatccagagcgccttatatatgatcaattggttaattggttgatccatactggttgtacacggcgctcagcgacactgactcggataatgacgagagggagccgggcatgttggatgccgtactcgcccaactgttcaattcagacactgaagaagaagaattcgagggattcgtggacggggaatgaactgaaaaagtgagctttatgtgttatacgtaactgaacaatgttgagttatgcactaacgtttgaattagcggtatcagactgagtttcttttacgtgtttacaactgaacaaggctgggagatattgtgaatatgcacattaacatttgaacaacgttgagttattgtgaatgcactaacgtttgatttagtggtatcagactgtttctgttacatgtttactgaatcagggaaaagttcccctccacgtttgggagaagagtgaacaaggctgggagatattgtgaatatgcacattaacgtttgaacaacgttgagttattgtgaatgcactacgtataaagcgtagttttatacgtaaaacgtagttttatacgtatttatatttatatattcacaatatctcccagccttgttcagttgtaaacacattctattctatgcgccttataatccggtgcgccccatatatgaaaacagttctaaaataggtcattcattgaaggtgcgccttatagtgcggaaaatacggtacctTGTCCAGAAAAAACTGTAGGCTTGAAACTGGCAAAAAGAACAGGCCTCTGGCTCAGTTACATCCTCTGCAAGtggaataaagaaacaacagagGGCCTTAAGGAAAAAGGTTTTCGAGCACGGGAAGACTAACAcacatatcaaacattttgcaCAAGGCAAAGGAGGACACATTCACAAATACGATAAACAGTAACAAATCCGACCAAGTGCAAACAACTGCAGAGTTTTCCGTACAGCTTACAAAGAGGCCAAGCGCAACAGACCAGCTCACGGTTTTGAGCATGAAATAGACTGCCAGGAACTTAATGGGTTGGACATGTAACGTGGCATGTTTCAGCATGcaacaacacatttaatttgaaatttaaaaaaaaatgcttgagAGAATAGTCGATGTGGCTCCAAAAATTGGACTCATGCTGGATGAGGCAACCGACATTAACAAAAAGAGCGCATTAATTGTCTATTTGAGGCTTCAGTTGCCAGAGATGGAGTCACCGGAGAACATATTTTTTGATCTTGTGGAACTAGATGACTTCAGCGCAGAGGGTATTCAAGCTGATGGCCTCTTTAGAGCTTGCTTCATTAAAACGAGACTTTCTCTCAAAAAACGCTCATCGGCCTCACCTGTGTCGGGGCGTCTGTCATGCTGGGGCGCAAGAGCGGAGTGGCGGCCGGACTGCAGACACTTTTCCCAAACATGACAGTATGGCACTGCACCGCACACTGGCTTGAGCTCGCAGTTGGTGAttaattaatcattttaaaatcctcATGGATAAGTTGTATGCCCTTTACAGcacatcaaacaaaaacaataattagGTTTCGCCAAAATATATGTGAGCTCTtcatccaactaaattctcagctcattggcttatCATTCACGAACGGACATTTTCAGTACGATCACGAGCAGAACTTAACATTCTGCCCCGTTCAATTTATCGAGTTCTGATTCGCAGTCAGAGCTCAGGTTAAGCACTGAAttattcggtgaacgaatctttttactgaactgattctaaggttcagtacactgaaaagaactgcttttcccatcactaGCTCtagatattctcctgacctggctgttcatgTATGCACCTCACAGGGGTAAACCCTTTGAGACAAGAGGGGGGGCAGGGAGGTAAAACTTGAcgtaaaaaaaaccttgttgCTCTTGTTCAGTTCCTCCTGAACTTGGAACAGGTTTCTAATACTTTAGTTTCTCTCAGCCGTGATCATCTCAGTTTGAATGATTTGCCTTCTTTGGTTGTTCTCTGCCTCTTCCATCATTTTCCAAAGGGATGTGATCTCCTTATCGTTGACTAaaacttgttcttcttctctcctttttctccagcTTTTCATAAAGGGGATTGAACTTGTTTAAGTCTACGTTTAAGTCtaatgatatatattttttgagtCTCCACAATGTTTTTCAGCTCCTTCTTGAGATCTGCTGTAGcattaaatcttttatttgcattcacacatttgTAGGTCCCCTCCTGCTCATCTTTTAACAACTtaactgtattttttaaatttgagttCTCCATTCCCAACATACATAGCTTTATTGTTGtctagatttttttattttatttgcctGTTTGTTAACTCTGAAAAATACATGCTTTGATTACTAATTCTGAATGACGATGCAAGTTTTATCTTTTCACCGTATAGATTGGAGGCTCTTCAAAAAATATGTTCAAGTTTATTTATCATATGATTCACAGTACAATCATCAAGATGGTAATAAAATGTTTAGGCTTCATGCAAACTACAACAATGCTCACAGGATATACAGACATAAAAATACGAGTGATACTATGATACAGAATTATAAATCTGAATACACGATAGCACAGGTGTAGTGTATAATGTACAGTATAAATGTAACCTATATAGGCGTCACAGGAGTGAGTCCTAAAACCCTTAAGTAAGTTAGCATTGTAGCATCATGGGGTCTATCCTCTCAAActcaacggggattttgaatgggtttgtggttagacgcataaaataaggtctgtggttaacacaagctaaAGAAATGTTAGTGTTTTgttaaacaatataaacaatgTTAGGTAATACTTccacttgtgaattttaaagtttttaggCGTCCTTATAAAGGCGGTTGCTAATAAGTGGCTAAATGAAACTACAGTGGTTGTCAgagacattaaacgtcatcacgccggacacaaacgccgggaactctctcactagtcctATATGcgtcctgtaggtttaatctttgggttaaaggaagaatatgtgatttttcacacttaaatatagcagaaatcaatatatatatataagacaATAAcgctgagtcatgactgtctacaatgagtgcgacacccgagtcccactgtctgtgatgttttcagagctgTATCtacatcgtgtttacatggacaggacggccggctcatcccctcgcgtataaaagtagtttaattgagggactagagaaaagaagaataacaaactgtactcactgcttatttgaatgtcatgaAACCTCCAAAGAAACAGGAAGGAACCAGGGTTTTTCATTCTTATTTACAACTTGGCTATCAAGAGTGTGTGGAGAGGTCCAGGAGAAAATCAGAAAAAGCCCAATTCATTTTCAGTGTGTATACGCCCATCAAGTGGTGAGTTGAGTGCTCCGGCAAAATTCCTTCCTCGTCTGGAGCAGTGGAGCCGTATGGTTAGGTGTTGTAGGAGTGAATTGCCAGTTAATTTAACCTTATTCTCATGTTTTTGGTTCGTAAGGGTCGGGAGGTAAGttggttgtattttttaatttataaggTTAGCGTGGTTCAATGTTCATGAGATTGATTGACCCTGAAGCTTATTCTTATTCATATTTTCACTaatattatttctttattgttaaataaattccCTTCTGGTGAAAACATTAAATACTGTCCGTGGCTGCTTGGGAAGTGAGGGACTTGGGCTTTATAaaagaccatagactgtatattacattattattatttacagtctttggttcagacacacaggtgacaGGTAGCCTAAATGTGAAGTTAGAATGGAGCATGCAACATGAAATGTAACAAGTTATGAACACATGAAAGTGTTTTAAAACAGTAGTAGTCACTTGTTTTATGCCATTAAACTCTAAtcaataatatttaaatgtgtattaTTGATAACTTAAACCAGTGTACAGGTGTTTGATGAATAGGCCTATGCACAGTTTATTCCAGGTAGGTGTTGTTTGGTCCTGGTGTGATGTCGCCCTCTAGCGCCTGGAGGCTGAAGTGGACATAACAGAACACAGATGGTGTCCGACACAAGCTGTGGGAATGAACTGCACGAATTAACACAAATTAACGTGGATTAGAGCCGGCGATATTTTGCGGAGAAAATATTGTTTATTCACGTTGTAAGGTATGTGGAAATCAACGTTAACGGGGTATTCCTCCCGTTTATTATGTGTGGCAGCTACAGCTtctgtgtgttagcatgctaagtGCTAGTTAGCAGAGGGCCTGCTTTCGGGTTTGTTTAGTATGCCTAGTCAGCTTTAAAGCTAACAGTTGCTCACATTGTTTCAGAAAGCCAGCGACGTGTTTACTCTGTTTATTTACTCGGCTCAGTTTGGATAAGTTTCGGGTCAATAATTCATAACATCTCTTGATTGTGAATAACGTTGTACATAATGTGACGTCATCCAGCCGCTGTGCACCACCCTGCACGCTCACATCTCAATCAGGGGACTAAGTCTGACATTGAAAACTTTGACTTTCTGCAAACATGCAAAGAGAATATACTTAAAGTCGTGACTCTACAGGCTACATCAAAGTTTTATTAAGATTTTTGGGGGAATTCCTCTTGTGTATTTTTGCTTAAGGGTTTAAGAGAGTTTTGGCAGTCATATTCAGTGAGTTATATGGTTAACGATGTAGTTCCTGttccatcagaaaaaaaacattaaagctccATTGAACTCGACACTGTattgcaaacacacatttgaataattgaatgttttacATCGCCTACACCTCACAGTGTCCCTAGACGTCGCAGCCCTGCATTCCAAAAAGGAAGACGAGTACTTCACCATGAGCTCAGACGATGGTGAGACAGCTCACAGATATTTTCTGTTCCCACTGTGTGAGTCACTGATGAGTACTGTTGACcgtttctttacatttctgcagGTGACATGGAGAACCAGGCTGAGCTCGAAGAGAAGACGAGGCTCATCAACCAGGTGTTGGAGCTGCAACACACTCTAGAGGGTAAACACAGTTGCATGATTGATCGCAATGCAGCACACAGACATGAAATTACAATCCAGATCGTTACAGCAGCATGAAACATGGTTGCATGCGTCAACCTTCTTCCATGTCTGGCATTATGGTGTGCAACTTCCACAGATGACAGTGGTATGAAAAATAAGAGTAACTATTTCTGATCCTCAGCATGCATGCAGCTTGCAGACAGTAAATGGTAACTTTTGACCTTCTTAAAACTTATTGAATCAGTGACATCAAGCAAAAGTAGACTTCTTCTcttgcaaataaacaaaacaaatgagtaaAGCAATTGGAAAATAAGTAGTTGTGAAAAACTGCTTGTAAAGATGTCATTTAATTGTTAGAATCAGAGTTGCATCATCATTCTAACTTCTTATCTGTAAAGATTTCTGATGATTTGAatgttgctgctgtgtgtgtgttcagatctGTCTGCCAGAGTGGACGCTGTCAAAGAAGAGAACCTGAAGCTGAAGTCGGAGAACCAGGTTCTAGGTCAGTACATCGAGAACCTCATGTCGGCCTCCAGTGTCTTCCAGACCACCGACACCAAGAGCAAACGAAAGTAAGGAGAACATGGAGAGTCTGACCCTTGACCCTgctccccccacacacaaacacactcacacacacacgcacacacacgcacacacacacgcacacacacacacacgcacacacacacgcatgctgACACACATTCCAAAACCTGAACCCACAACGCCATGGAGGATGGATTCTGAACATCTACGTCATGCACCCTTTAGAGCTGCCTCAAACACCTCAAGTTAACATGCATCATGGCTGGTCTGATCACAGGTGGACAGCTCACTTCACACCTGTAATCAGACTTCTCTTCTGATTGGATCCCATTTCCTCGTTCTATATTCATataaactttttattcttttcaattAAGAAAGAATGAACTCATTTTATAAGAGTGTGATGCAGTACAGTGATGTGTGAGACCTGTGATGCAGactggagcttttttttttttaagatgagaTATCTTTAAAAAGGAAAACCTGGGCCAAAAAAGGGCATGATGATAACCTTAATTTTCAAGTTACAAACTGCTAATCACTTAATTCCAActataaaaaagcaaacaaatagGAAGAgtaacataaaaacaatcagaTCAAATATCTACACACAGACAGTGTTGACCTAAAATATTTAATACGGCTTTTTAAAACACTCAGGGTTATAAGATTGAAAGATTGTGAATGTGATAGGTGCAGAAAAAcgaaacttttttttagaacaaCATGCAAGTTCGTTAAAAAATGGCTCATTAAACTAAAACCTTGCGATGTCCGAGAGTGGGCGTGTACTTAAAGCCGGCCAATTCAGCGTCAAATATGAACTGAAGGTTTGTAATAAAACGACAGGTTGTAATGAACCTCAATGCACCGTGATACATGCTGTCCAGAATAGAAAGACGTTACAGACAGTTTCATCAATAAGTATTCAAAGGGTAGACTGCAAGTGTTTGTTTCACACACTTACAAATCCTTCTATGCTCTTCAGCTTAGCTCTCCTGGTCTGAGCTCTCATCTCTTAAAGAGTCGTAGGAGCATCCACACCTGTACTTGTAACATGTCCACTTGTGATCAGAAGTTTGAAGCAGGTGTAAATAAGGTGTAAGCCTCAAAGATGTTTCTCAGTCTGCAAATCTCATTAGAGAAGTTGTCCACTAGTTGGCAGTGTTGAATTTATCTCAATGAAACCTTTTTTCATTCTGAAAGATCTGTCAGAACGTGAAAGACCCACATTTAAGCTAAACCTTTCAGCTAAGATATCAACAGACAtgttataaaaatgtaacacaatATGAGAACCGTGAGAACATTTACAACCCAGATTAGAATATCGGCTTCATCACATGTCCATGTTTCAGGACCTGGGGTTCAGAGAT
This is a stretch of genomic DNA from Labrus bergylta chromosome 9, fLabBer1.1, whole genome shotgun sequence. It encodes these proteins:
- the LOC109998514 gene encoding short coiled-coil protein B, giving the protein MSSDDGDMENQAELEEKTRLINQVLELQHTLEDLSARVDAVKEENLKLKSENQVLGQYIENLMSASSVFQTTDTKSKRK